CTACAattcctcttcttctttcttccccTCTTCAGTTCAATACTCCAGCTGGAATCAGAGGTGTCACTAGAGCTAGAGGAGGGGCTTGGGCTTGGGCTAGCGCTAGGGCTGGAGCTAGGGCTAGGGGTTGTACAAGTAATCGTCAGCCTGGGCTTAGAAACGCGGTCGCTTGTGATGCTTTCTCTGCCAATGAAGTAGCACCCATCATGGCTCTTAGTAATgctaccatttttagaaagcCTCTCCAAATGGTGCTTAAGAAAAGTAGCATGAGCCCAAGGCAAGTCCTTATGTTCCTTCAAAATAAACTTAGATATTGTCTCCTCGTCCCAACCCCTTTCCTCATTCAACTGCTTTATTGCATTCTCAATCATCTGCACAAAAAATGCCCATCTTATACATAACAAATAACAACACATTTTCATGCATCCACCCAGGTATAAACAGAACAATAGAATTTCCATCCTCAATCAACCCAACTACTTAAGTAGCTTAGCTTccttcttatttttataattgatAAACTATATGATTGAGTAGTCTTATTAAATAATGGATAAAATTATATCCCAAAATTCCAATCCATCTTATTAAATAATGGATAaaattatacttcctccgtccaggaaaattataatatttccTTTTCTGGAAACTATCATTGATATTTTAAATCTTATTCACATTCaatatttacaacaaaaaaaaactcaatcatttaacacatcaattttGATGGTCCCTTCCTCCACTCAATTTTGGTGAGTCTTCTTATGCACTTTATACGCATCTCTCAaccatttattaaaactcgtgacCTCCAAACCACACTATAATTTTCGTTGATGGAGGGAgttaatcctcaaaagtaaacaACTCCTTAGGAAATGAAAATATACATGCAATTTTCAAAATAACCCATAACATGCATCATCATCAGCTTAAAGCTTTGGTGAATCAACAATATGGTGCACAGAGATGATGATCATCACAGAAATCGCGATTTCTACATAATGGGGAAAAAAAGGAAAGCAAGTACCCATTGATAAGTGGGGTGATCAGGTGTGTGAATGGTGGGAATTAATTCTTGAATACGCTTCTCGATCAGGGTATTGTGTTGGACGGAGAGCGATTGAGCTGGAGCTGAGGCCATGGCGCATTTTATGACCAGCGATTTCAGGTTTTCGAGTGCGCGGCCGTGCGCGGTGGTGCTTGCATGCGGCAGCGGTGGTGGATGCTGCCTCTCCATATCTCACCCCAATTTTTAGAATTTGAGTTGACTGACTGAGACTCCTACTACCACCTCTTGTCTTTATATTATTAGTATTACTTTCCTCCTTTCAAAAAAATGTACACTTACTTTCCACTGTattattctcatttttattttatattttactttcttttatatttaactTTTCTCATTGTTATTTTACTTTACTTTTtgagaatatttttattttatttttagacaaATTTAGTACAGCACAAGTACAACACGAGAAAAAGTTGgacttcatttttttattactaaCCACGTGATTACCGTTAGGACTCCAAGTGTACCATTTTGTACACTCTTCAACTTGAAGAAAAATATTGTTTCATACTATTTGAATAGTAGATAATACTATACTTATATTGTTTTAAGGgaatagaaaataaattaaacacgATAAACTCTTAAAAGTTGTTGCTCATAACTCGTAACAATGTCATTTATGTATTAATTGAATTTTGGGTTAGCCAATGCAGGAGTAGATGATATGAAATCTAGAAAAAGCATTAGATTGTTGAGGAATCATTTTATTAGAAACAGCAACCTAATCTGGAAGTTGAAGCCCCATATACATTTACAATGAGTCCATATGGTGTAATAATTATAGCAAATTAAGTTGAagacaagaagaagaagaaggtgtaATTTTCACCATTTAGTTGAGTAGCACTTTGTAGCTTTTCCAGAAGTGAAATAAGGCTGGAAGGTTTTCATGACTTCCTCGTATGTCGGCCTCTTGTAGTCCACTGCCTGGTTCGGATGAAAAGATCACATTAGCATCtcttgatgaagatgaagatgaagatgaagatgaagattaaTGGCAGAATACCTGCTCGATGACTTCTTCAGGGGTAGCCCATTTCCATTCTGAGAATTCTGGATCTGTTTCACCATTTGCTAAATTGATTTCACTCTCTTCTGCTGTCAATCTCATCAGAAACCTGTTCATAATTAATCAACTAATTCAATGCAACCCCATCAAATCACCATCAACACTTGCTCAAGTTACAAAACCAAATTAATTGGAACTTCAAATCCAAACATAAGCTTTTCTCGAGACCTTTACAAATAAATACGTGAGGCTGTATATTCTAGTGCTCCAAATTTGGCACAACGGCGGTTTTGCCACGAGATCATGCAGAGACATCTCATAAGAAGCCATATTTCCATATAGCTACAACTCCACAAAATCAGACATAAACAAATTGGAAGATACTAGGCATGTTAACCAAATTAATGTACATACTTAAACTAATCTTGAGTTCCATGGATCAAGGAGTCATCAACTTACCACTTTTGGGCCTGCCCGTGCCATTCTCCACCCCAGAGTCGATTCACTTTCGACTTTACAGCCGGAGGGAAGTCATACGTCAACCATTCTGGAACCTGATCATTCATAAGACTTCAGAAACAAGTAACAAACTTATTCACATTTAATCACCATCAGTAGCTCATTTCTTCATAGTTATCGCATAGTGAAAAAGGCATGCTTCCTACAAATAAAGAGGCGAAAATAGCAGCCCTGACATAAAAGCAACGACTACTCATAAAACTTACATAAACATACAACCCAACCAAACATGATACATCAATTCTAACAAACCTCGTCTATTACTTCAGCAGACACTACTCCAGTTTCTTCCCTCAATTCTCTGATTGCTGCAGACCTTGGTTCCTCTCCTTCTTCAATACCACCCtattaaaattatgtaaaatgcATTTTCAGATAAGGAATCCATGCCTTGGAAGAGTTTTTAATCATATAACCGACTACCAGCGCCTTCCACATACAAAAACAAGCACTTTAGtaaaaatggtctttttagtaGTTTCAGCATCCAAATATAATTATCCAAATACACTTACAATGAAAGAgataagggtgcgttctctttagttgtagatttatcatgaaaaaagaaGGGATACGAAAAAGTAGTAAATTTTATCACACcacttttttttatctcatatatatatatatgctctaGCTAGAGAGGGGAAATATGTGAAAATATTATCATACCACTAtcccatgataatattatcatgaattagAGTGAAAAGGGGCTGCTCGTATTTTTTGTCCATCCAATCTTGAGAAAATTATCCACCATAGAGAATATGCAAAAAGAGTGGAAAAgggtgaaaatatatattttccaccCTTTTCTATCAAAGAAAAGGCACCCTAACTGTAAATCGAAATCTGTGTGAAAAAATACAAATGGCCACAGCCAATGCTTTATTTCAAAGTTCTTAACTAAGTGTGGCTTTACCTGAGGCATCTGCCATGCTCCAGGAACATTCAGTCTAGACGCCACAAACACCTGGAAGTGAGCCAGCCATTTAGATATCAATTTGAGttttatgtcaaatttatacttcaaaaaaattaaagggGATTTCCTATTTAACATGGGCCTATAAACAAATCAACAAATcaagaaaaagagagaacaaACATTCAATTGAAGAATGAATTGAAGGAGAGAGCAAAAGATCTAAAGAAACTATCTAAAACATATACGCAAACTATAAGAGGGTTTTGGAATAAATAACTTCAGAAATCATCAGAACAATAAACAAGAAACGATTTTTTTCATCAAATTGCTAGTAAACGAGTTTCCAATTAACAAAACCGAAAATTATTTCAGTTTCTGAGCTACTCAAATAAAAATTACGAGAAATCTCTCCATACCCTCATTATTCCCAATCAAATAGAACCACAAAGATAGCATTTTGATGACACGAACGAACGGTGCAAAACACACAAAAATCTGAATACGTACTTCTCATTATCAAATTATTCAAAACTGCACAAACGCAACACCAAAACTAAATCAAGAACGCATTTTTATCCCATGAAAACaagattatttttttctttttccttttcacttACCATATTATCATCATTGATGAGACAAACTCCAACGTTAGGGCGATAACCAGAGGGCAGACCCTCCATTGATTCTCTCTCCTTAGTTGAAATTCACCGTGTCTCTAAAAGAATGGAAAACttgagagagagggaagagAGAGAATCTCTGGAAAATACAGATCACTATCAGAATATCACTTTAGCAGAAAGTCAAACACATTCATATGCACTGTTTTGAATGTGTAAGAATGAGCTGATGATGACGTGGAGTgcgttgagatcaaaaagactTTTTCTGCGCCCGTCTGTGCTTATCGTGCGCATCCAATTCTgcgaaatttttatttaatcatcatcatcattattagtattattattgttattattaataataataatttagtgGAAGAAAGATACGGTGATGAGCAGCCAATATAATCTAATCTTATCCTATCATTCATTCATTAACGTCTAGTTCATAATTGCGGATTTTCAATCTTTCACTTCCACTgttaatattaaatttcaagAGTCCtcactattaaaaaaaatataaataaaaaaataatctataAGTGAAATGAAGTTTAATAGTTAATATTCatatcataaaaattaataatatttaaaaatatagctattaataattaattatattatcaaaTATCATTAATTTTCACATAATAGCTATCAATCTCctatcattaattaaaaaaaaattatagtgcGTTTCCCCTtaaaaaagttgagatattaTTCTTATATTCTTAGTCACTAATCACACTAAAACAAATGTTATgtctattaatatatttaaatttaaactaGTTTATAGCTCCCGTTCCAAGATCCAcgaaaattattactccctccttccacgaaagaacttcttatctttctttattgggacgtccacaaaaaaacttcatacctatttttggactataccccaccacttataattacttacttttcactttttcactttttcacaactctcaatattaattataacaatttTTCACCAccctcaatacactcaacaactttttctccattctcaatatactcaacaacttttttcttaaaactcgtgtcactccctcataggaagttctttcgtggatggagggagtagttcataaaattatcaaatactccatttatttttctaaatctTTTTCTAATTTTCATTTTCGATTCgctcccaaaaaaaaattctttatatttttgaaCTATACCTCACTATTAATAATACCTCATTTATCATTacatttcactttttcatcaatttcaatactaattacaatACATTTTTACTACTttaaatacactcaacaacttcgtcttaaaactcgtgtccctCTCTTCTGAGAAGTTGTTTTTGGGAATGGAGATagtatatattactccctccatcctgcTTATAACATCCCAAAAAAATGGGGCACGTAAATTAAAGAAAGTTATATaaaataaagggtaaatatcatgaaaaccccttaagtatacccgctttatcaaaaataccctaaaactatcaggttttatcaaatatatcccgcatctatttttcgattaccagaaacgtgatgtggctcgccggatgccacaatgtaatttatattctatttttttaaaataacatgaaaaaacgacttcgtttcgtaccatattctatcgtgtttatccctaattctaggttattagcttgaatttcaaacacaataggagtgaattttaaatttcagagtggatttttttaaaatgatatggtacgaaacgacgtcgcttttgccattgcattaaaaaaaatagaatataaattacaatgTGGCATCcagcgagccacatcacgtttttggtgattgaaaaatagatgcgggatatatttgataaaaacctgatagtttgagggtttagagaacattttgaaagtttcggggtatttttgataaagcgaaTATACTtaaggggttttcatgatatttaccctaaaataaatacggAAAAGATAGAGAGTATTGGAAAAGTAAATGATGATAAAGATATAAAGtatagataaaataatttatttatttttttgaatcgAGACATTATAAATAAGACGTCCCAAAAATGAGATTAGGACGTTATAAGCGATACAGAGAAAATAgtacatactaatgttcattaCAAATCGCAATCTTCCCAATTTgattctattttatattttttttcttttcttgaagaTTGTGGTTTTATTACCTTATTAATACGTCCCTGAAATTGTGGCTTTTACATATTTGGAAAATATTCCAAAATTTTCCCTCattatttaccaaaaaaaaaaaagtgtaggACCCAATCTTCAATTAAAACACAATTaccacattttttcttaaaatttatgttgttttcattaataaaaaattgtgtACATGTaaactaattttaa
The genomic region above belongs to Salvia miltiorrhiza cultivar Shanhuang (shh) chromosome 5, IMPLAD_Smil_shh, whole genome shotgun sequence and contains:
- the LOC130986497 gene encoding nudix hydrolase 25, which translates into the protein MEGLPSGYRPNVGVCLINDDNMVFVASRLNVPGAWQMPQGGIEEGEEPRSAAIRELREETGVVSAEVIDEVPEWLTYDFPPAVKSKVNRLWGGEWHGQAQKWFLMRLTAEESEINLANGETDPEFSEWKWATPEEVIEQAVDYKRPTYEEVMKTFQPYFTSGKATKCYSTKW